One segment of Ficedula albicollis isolate OC2 chromosome 2, FicAlb1.5, whole genome shotgun sequence DNA contains the following:
- the XIRP1 gene encoding xin actin-binding repeat-containing protein 1 isoform X4 → MSEAQKSSKVAIKKMEDDLPPPPAVGSVQVVAPGGQDLNALPVPPPKQAFSKFYQQRQVNELKRLYRHMHPELRKNLEEAVTEDLAEMLNTEDPNAQGSVNLDKVLPGEVQSMRWIFENWALDSIGDHQATKKLTEEEIIPSGDVKSTSLRFESQSINGYNLTTSAKVSETDFARGDVRTARWLFETQPLDTLNKLYSDETEVQEAVLKEPVQGGDVKGAKQLFEAQSLDAIGRCSSVEEKSILQLKSEIQELKGDVKKTVRLFQTEPLCAIRDKSGTIHEIKSVCREEIQSNAVRTARWLFETQPLDTINKDTSKVQIIRGISLEEIGRPDVSGARWIFETQPLDAIREITVEEQDFKASTDFVTGADVTKQRLLFETQTLDSLKGEASESVAAKEQVIGGDVKSTLWLFETQPMETLKDNFEVGRLTKVELSAEEKGDVKQRKHVFETCPLGSISKAFEEEIPATSMEEVVKGDVKSFKTLFETLPLDSIKQADAEPTTKEEEEKIPAGNVKANQILFETTPLYAIKDSFGNFHEVTSVSREQIISGDVKNYKWMFETRPLDQFDESIKKVDIIRGITKQEVVAGDVRTAKWLFETQPMDVIHLQATEGEKHPSVKREISQKGDVKTCRWLFETQPMHTLYEKAEKKQEEDGSVPQADVKSYTWMFETQPLDSLKGQEEQYLQVSKAYSQEELQGVDVKTVRHLFETEPLGSSTASEADRKKTMRYSSRVEFQSGEVSRVKEFFEAKPLDTATKPKSQKDAGTIEAGSVHKFTWLFENYPMDTLKDSSEGIQEIPPEKDVKGGDVGGKRFVFETYSLDQIHDKVDETELQKIQKDTMSKANVKSCTMLFESQPLYAIQDKEGGYHEVTSVQKEEIMKGDMKGARWLFETKPLDQIKKEEEVFVIRAVTQEDIKKGDVQTARWRFETEPLDSFSGGKLSVPRTVDDVQKGDVQSNKQLFESQQVGQKKYVRMVSVSDVQRGDVRTSTWLFENHPVDSLYGDAERSSSMSTVQREDSQKGDVKRCTWLFETQPMDTLKDTEVTASAGAQEEIPRADVKSTTWLFESTPLDKFSASEGSIEIELKERTMKETLETLCTCQAIQHDGILIEANDVESVKMVKYQLSSPGAPEILKEEIVGGHLQRIMLQLLHRTNVEAQSMLVEEDREGKIKVSPLQLLDQSEANKGKEDLSGDVAKALQGLLSQDSSIKKGMVLQETKSGSVKMTLYSLLFHSVQQKVVKGDVKSTIGNLLASSQEQKAAATIKREDNEKGNVQLFASCIEKGDLSYLRNLQQESEIQSLISAQAEEGADESSPRVVLGANMHVLPNKEQMEKVIAGGEPGAVEGAKKGFVCESTGREGVLEREAVHAAGVTGTTVQCLGKSLPTAMGKEEVLSGGLKVTTKSIQRVADASKKAEKEEATTAHLKEPKTMVQGTFPTQVTAQRAEVDGKQQSVVSGQASQTQTEEKALGTDLQAAMQSLRLATAEAKNIQHHVQSKFQRNREEVHTACRQQTVSSQGTTTLQSTVHQQDSSSTKQESSSTATRTTTTRVQEASKTHTSMSQKSIASHKKVSASEEVQGGQLLSQEIQVVPSRDFSIKDGLYTATPVKTYINPCVESDYKEQSVQEERDVGVRGDVQTAIRALHSAATEQRLVEKEDVVRGNLKATLQSLEKSNVNVSRGDFKAAMIYRNAGQSYSVCKKKNETQLASNETAVVASGSQADNDFPPPPSVAVMKAEHCPPSTKAAREGALPLPTSKDEAPGCSALLQTPLPSLSCKPSDQSPAEKPRPPPKPETTAPPRKKPIPPPKPEHLLHEAHSASANNSTNRSTKPIPPPLPPKPSGLREISKPRSSPTELGLNCMEVHEQSGYEEVQAKCCNLETSVKKTVTVQGINPERKMPKYTAKTPLQIAEERYKASKGGQGKVEPDSAETSKPMKNRVVGFEVKQGVMSDKAAAPRKCPGEVAQRQGELCQEENGCSSLSPPACPGRAQAQDVPGKTEPNTSPVGHNTPPKRGEGTAQNASSKVERESVSNSYGLWDSQRVVQQVHERRQTSHSMSFHQQAVNSLEEHQQGNSRQLKCPDREAETPAQEKPAVVMREKKKRETEDERRKRLSVHKEEIMKGNVKEAMEIFENLRRQEQLQEILTRVREFEEETSKVDVKALKSFFEKVPEWVVRQKARQQDKAEAKEDADSAPSVDLVFEDLERASAEILHLKEQTLARIQDIEEAIKKAIYSVSSLKSESDIAGLSGLFKESLGSAQSSVSSSNIRKISIVSSKARQEEVVLETGEAASVESAKVAEKTEAAKAELEVPRLVQPRVSSPSSPSYITIESAARKPAESARAAHSPPNGASPDCLDSPGKRDAFAQNSFSSYNHPSAGSAGHDKKPLEKRPDPVQTKAGLGSMKQHTPGNANHPGSDKEKGSVDSSKESCHCGVKGSFSEYRSLNVASPQNPRRQKSILELQTGPDGSKLYGATRTVMEQYEEMDQFGNKIITSSTTVTKQSETQTSSTCDVVSHPRYEVSASPVFRRYLKSPGEDFHTNGSFQEPGVVFVTFGNSKPKK, encoded by the coding sequence ATGTCAGAAGCTCAGAAATCATCTAAAGTTGCCATCAAGAAAATGGAAGATGACCTGCCTCCCCCTCCAGCCGTTGGCTCTGTCCAGGTGGTTGCTCCAGGGGGTCAGGATCTCAATGCACTCCCTGTGCCTCCTCCAAAGCAAGCCTTCTCCAAGTTCTACCAGCAGCGCCAGGTGAACGAGCTGAAGAGGCTCTACAGGCACATGCACCCCGAGCTCAGGAAGAACCTGGAGGAAGCTGTGACTGAGGACCTGGCAGAAATGCTAAACACCGAGGATCCCAATGCACAAGGCTCCGTGAACCTGGATAAAGTTCTCCCGGGAGAAGTTCAGTCCATGCGCTGGATTTTTGAGAACTGGGCGCTTGACTCCATTGGGGACCATCAAGCCACAAAGAAGCTGACAGAAGAAGAGATCATTCCCAGTGGGGATGTGAAAAGCACTTCCCTGAGGTTTGAAAGCCAGTCCATAAATGGATACAACCTGACAACATCAGCCAAGGTGTCGGAAACAGACTTTGCCAGAGGGGATGTTCGCACTGCCCGGTGGCTCTTTGAAACCCAGCCACTGGACACATTAAACAAACTGTATTCTGATGAAACCGAGGTGCAGGAGGCAGTTCTCAAGGAGCCTGTCCAGGGAGGTGACGTGAAAGGGGCCAAACAGCTCTTTGAAGCACAGTCCTTGGATGCCATAGGACGCTGCTCCTCAGTGGAGGAGAAGAGCATCCTACAACTCAAGTCAGAAATCCAGGAGCTTAAAGGTGATGTTAAGAAGACTGTCAGGCTCTTCCAAACAGAGCCCCTCTGTGCCATCAGAGACAAAAGTGGGACTATCCATGAAATCAAGTCCGTCTGCCGAGAAGAAATTCAGAGCAATGCGGTCAGGACAGCTCGCTGGCTCTTTGAGACTCAGCCCCTGGATACCATCAACAAGGACACTTCCAAAGTGCAGATAATCCGTGGGATCTCACTGGAAGAAATTGGAAGGCCAGATGTCAGTGGTGCAAGGTGGATATTTGAAACTCAGCCTCTGGATGCCATCAGAGAAATCACAGTAGAAGAACAGGACTTCAAGGCTTCGACAGATTTTGTCACAGGGGCAGATGTCACCAAACAGCGATTGCTCTTCGAGACCCAGACTCTTGACTCCCTGAAAGGAGAAGCTTCAGAAAGTGTTGCAGCCAAAGAGCAAGTCATTGGAGGTGATGTGAAGTCTACACTCTGGCTCTTTGAAACGCAGCCAATGGAAACCCTGAAAGACAATTTTGAGGTGGGACGTTTGACGAAAGTAGAGCTTtcagcagaggagaagggagatgtgaagcaaagaaaacatgTCTTTGAGACCTGTCCCCTTGGCAGCATCTCCAAGGCATTTGAGGAAGAAATTCCAGCCACCAGCATGGAAGAGGTAGTGAAAGGGGATGTGAAATCTTTCAAGACCCTGTTTGAGACCCTCCCCTTAGACAGCATTAAGCAGGCTGATGCTGAGCCCACCAccaaagaagaggaggagaagattCCAGCTGGCAACGTCAAAGCCAACCAAATCCTGTTTGAGACAACACCCCTGTATGCCATCAAGGATAGCTTTGGCAATTTCCACGAAGTCACCTCTGTAAGCAGAGAGCAGATCATCAGCGGTGACGTCAAGAACTACAAGTGGATGTTTGAAACCAGGCCCCTGGACCAGTTTGATGAAAGCATCAAAAAGGTGGACATAATACGGGGGATCACAAAACAAGAGGTGGTGGCTGGTGATGTCAGGACAGCCAAGTGGCTCTTTGAAACGCAGCCCATGGATGTCATTCACCTCCAAGCCACGGAAGGGGAGAAGCACCCCTCAGTGAAGAGGGAGATCTCCCAGAAGGGGGATGTGAAGACCTGCAGGTGGCTGTTTGAGACCCAGCCCATGCACACCCTGTACGAGAAGGCTGAgaagaagcaggaggaggatggcAGCGTGCCCCAAGCTGATGTGAAATCCTACACATGGATGTTTGAGACTCAGCCCCTGGACTCCCTGAAAGGCCAGGAAGAGCAGTATTTGCAAGTCAGTAAGGCCTACAGTCAGGAGGAGTTACAGGGAGTGGACGTCAAAACTGTCCGGCACCTGTTTGAGACTGAGCCCTTGGGCAGCAGCACCGCCAGCGAAGCTGACCGGAAAAAAACCATGCGGTACTCCAGTCGTGTGGAGTTCCAGTCTGGGGAAGTGTCCAGAGTGAAAGAGTTCTTTGAAGCCAAGCCCTTGGACACAGCCACCAAGCCGAAATCCCAGAAGGATGCTGGAACAATTGAAGCTGGGTCTGTGCACAAGTTCACGTGGCTCTTTGAGAACTACCCCATGGACACCCTGAAGGACAGCTCTGAGGGCATCCAGGAAATACCTCCTGAAAAGGATGTCAAGGGGGGAGATGTTGGAGGAAAAAGGTTCGTATTTGAGACCTATTCCCTTGATCAAATCCATGACAAAGTGGATGAGACAGAACTCCAGAAGATCCAGAAAGACACCATGAGCAAAGCTAATGTCAAGTCCTGCACAATGCTCTTTGAAAGCCAACCTTTATACGCTATCCAGGACAAAGAGGGGGGATACCATGAGGTCACCTCagtgcagaaagaagaaatcatGAAAGGTGACATGAAAGGTGCCCGGTGGTTGTTTGAAACCAAGCCCCTGGATCAGatcaagaaggaagaagaggtgTTTGTGATTAGGGCTGTCACCCAAGAGGACATCAAGAAAGGAGATGTCCAGACTGCCCGCTGGAGGTTTGAGACAGAACCTCTTGACTCCTTCTCAGGGGGAAAGTTGTCTGTGCCCAGAACAGTGGATGACGTGCAGAAGGGAGATGTTCAGTCCAACAAGCAGCTCTTTGAGTCCCAGCAGGTGGGCCAGAAGAAGTACGTGAGGATGGTGAGTGTCAGTGACGTGCAGCGGGGTGACGTGAGGACATCCACTTGGCTCTTTGAGAACCATCCTGTGGACTCGCTGTACGGGGACGCAGAGAGGAGCTCGTCCATGAGCACAGTGCAGAGAGAGGACAGCCAGAAAGGGGATGTAAAACGCTGCACCTGGTTGTTTGAAACCCAGCCCATGGACACCCTTAaggacacagaggtgacagccAGCGCTGGGGCCCAAGAGGAGATCCCGCGTGCAGACGTGAAGAGCACAACGTGGCTCTTTGAGAGCACGCCCCTGGATAAATTTAGTGCTTCCGAAGGTAGCATAGAAATAGAACTGAAGGAAAGAACCATGAAGGAGACTTTAGAGACTCTCTGCACTTGCCAGGCTATCCAGCATGATGGGATCCTCATTGAAGCTAATGATGTGGAGAGTGTGAAGATGGTGAAGTAccagctcagcagcccaggagctccAGAGATCCTGAAAGAGGAGATTGTGGGAGGCCACTTGCAAAGGATTATgttgcagctcctgcacaggacCAATGTGGAAGCACAGAGCATGCTGGTGGAGGAGGACAGAGAGGGCAAGATCAAAGTAAGCCCATTGCAGCTGCTGGACCAGAGTGAAGCCAATAAAGGCAAAGAGGACTTGAGTGGAGATGTTGCCAAGGCCTTACAGGGTCTCCTCAGCCAAGATTCTTCCATCAAAAAGGGGATGGTCCTGCAAGAGACAAAGTCAGGATCAGTGAAGATGACTCTCTACTCCCTCCTGTTCCATTCTGTCCAGCAGAAAGTCGTCAAGGGGGATGTGAAGTCAACGATTGGGAATTTATTGGCTTCTTCtcaggagcagaaagcagcagccaccatCAAGCGCGAGGACAATGAGAAGGGAAATGTCCAACTTTTTGCGAGCTGCATCGAGAAGGGAGACCTCAGCTATCTGAGGAATCTCCAGCAGGAGTCAGAGATACAATCCCTCATCTCTGCCCAAGCTGAGGAGGGGGCAGATGAGAGCAGCCCACGGGTTGTGCTGGGGGCTAACATGCATGTCTTGCCAAATAAAGAACAAATGGAGAAAGTGATTGCAGGAGGTGAGCCAGGGGCTGTGGAGGGAGCAAAAAAGGGATTTGTATGTGAAAGCACGGGCAGAGAGGGTGTGTTAGAGAGAGAGGCTGTGCATGCAGCAGGTGTGACAGGAACCACTGTGCAATGTCTTGGGAagtccctgcccacagccatgGGAAAGGAAGAAGTTCTGTCCGGAGGGCTGAAGGTGACCACAAAGTCAATCCAAAGGGTTGCAGACGCCAGCaagaaggcagagaaagaagaagCCACCACTGCGCATTTGAAAGAACCAAAAACTATGGTACAAGGCACATTTCCAACCCAAGTGACAGCTCAGAGGGCAGAAGTGGATGGGAAACAGCAGAGTGTGGTGTCTGGGCAAGCCAGCCAGACTCAGacagaagaaaaggctctggggaCTGACCTTCAGGCTGCAATGCAAAGCCTGAGGCTGGcaacagcagaagcaaaaaacATTCAGCACCACGTTCAGAGCAAGTTCCAGAGGAACAGGGAGGAGGTCCACacagcctgcaggcagcagacagTCAGCTCACAGGGCACCACGACCCTCCAGTCGACCGTACACCAGCAGGACTCTTCATCCAccaagcaggagagcagcagcactgccaccaggACCACCACCACCAGAGTCCAGGAGGCATCCAAGACCCACACAAGCATGTCTCAGAAGAGCATAGCATCACACAAAAAGGTCAGTGCTTCTGAGGAAGTACAGGGAGGACAACTATTGAGCCAGGAAATCCAAGTTGTGCCCAGTAGAGATTTTAGCATTAAGGATGGCCTTTATACTGCCACACCTGTGAAAACCTATATAAACCCTTGTGTTGAGTCTGATTACAAAGAGCAATCAGTGCAAGAAGAAAGAGATGTTGGTGTCAGAGGGGATGTGCAGACAGCTATCAGAGCACTGCATAGTGCCGCCACTGAACAGCGCCTGGTAGAAAAGGAGGACGTTGTCCGAGGTAATTTAAAAGCCACACTTCAGTCGCTGGAAAAGTCTAACGTTAATGTCTCCAGAGGGGATTTTAAAGCTGCTATGATATACAGAAATGCAGGGCAGTCCTATTCTGtgtgtaaaaagaaaaatgagactCAACTGGCTAGTAACGAGACTGCTGTAGTGGCTTCAGGGTCACAGGCTGATAATgactttcctcctcctccctcagtTGCTGTGATGAAAGCAGAGCATTGCCCACCCTCAACTAAAGCAGCAAGAGAAGGTGCCCTTCCATTACCAACCAGCAAAGATGAAGCCCCAGGATGTTCTGCACTACTCCAAacccctctcccttctctgtccTGCAAACCCAGTGACCAGAGTCCTGCAGAGAAGCCCAGGCCTCCTCCaaaaccagaaactactgcccCACCCAGGAAAAAACCTATTCCCCCTCCAAAACCTGAGCACCTTTTACATGAGGCACATTCTGCCTCTGCAAATAACAGCACAAACAGATCAACAAAACCCATCCCACCACCCCTGCCTCCAAAACCTTCAGGCTTGAGGGAGATCAGCAAGCCAAGGTCTTcccccacagagctgggattaaACTGCATGGAAGTTCATGAACAATCAGGCTATGAGGAGGTTCAAGCAAAATGCTGCAATCTAGAGACGTCTGTGAAGAAGACTGTCACAGTTCAGGGTATAAATCCTGAGAGAAAGATGCCAAAATACACTGCCAAAACCCCTCTTCAAATAGCAGAAGAAAGGTACAAGGCCAGCAAAGGAGGACAAGGAAAGGTAGAACCAGACAGTGCTGAGACCTCAAAGCCAATGAAAAATAGAGTGGTTGGTTTTGAAGTCAAGCAGGGAGTGATGAGTGATaaagcagctgctccaaggaAATGCCCAGGAGAGGTGGCtcaaaggcagggagagctgtgccaAGAGGAGAATGGGTGCTCTTCACTGTCacctccagcctgtcctggcagagcacaggcacaggatgTGCCAGGAAAAACTGAGCCAAACACCTCCCCTGTGGGCCACAACACCCCTCCAAAAAGAGGAGAAGGCACTGCACAAAATGCCTCATCCAAGGTGGAAAGGGAAAGTGTCTCTAATTCTTATGGATTGTGGGATAGTCAGAGAGTCGTGCAGCAGGTGCATGAGAGGAGGCAAACGTCTCATTCAATGTCCTTCCATCAGCAGGCAGTAAACTCCTTAGAGGAGcaccagcagggaaacagcaggcaACTGAAATGTCCTGACAGGGAGGCAGAGACACCTGCCCAGGAGAAGCCAGCAGTCGttatgagagagaaaaaaaagagagaaacgGAAGATGAGCGTCGGAAGAGGTTGTCAGTACACAAAGAGGAGATCATGAAAGGCAATGTCAAGGAGGCTATGGAGATCTTTGAGAACCTCAGGagacaggagcagctgcaggagatcTTGACCCGAGTGAGGGAGTTTGAGGAGGAGACAAGCAAGGTGGACGTGAAAGCTCTCAAGAGCTTCTTTGAGAAGGTGCCCGAGTGGGTTGTGCGCCAGAAGGCaaggcagcaggacaaggcTGAGGCAAAGGAGGACGCTGACAGTGCCCCCTCCGTGGACCTGGTTTTTGAGGACCTGGAGAGAGCAAGTGCTGAGATTCTCCACCTGAAGGAGCAGACGCTTGCCCGCATCCAGGACATCGAGGAGGCCATCAAGAAAGCCATTTATTCTGTTTCTAGCCTCAAGTCTGAGTCAGACATTGCTGGGCTCTCAGGGCTGTTCAAGGAGTCTCTGGGGAGCGCCCAAAGCTCCGTGAGCAGTAGCAATATCCGTAAAATCAGCATTGTTTCCAGCAAAGCCAGGCAAGAGGAAGTCGTGCTGGAGACAGGGGAAGCAGCATCTGTGGAAAGTGCAAAGGTGGCAGAAAAGACAGAGGCAGCCAAGGCAGAGCTCGAGGTGCCCCGCCTCGTTCAGCCTCGTGtcagctctccctcctctccttcctaCATCACCATCGAGTCTGCTGCCAGGAAACCAGCAGAatcagccagggcagcacatTCCCCCCCGAATGGCGCTTCACCAGACTGTCTTGACTCTCCAGGAAAGAGGGATGCTTTTGCTCAGAACAGCTTTAGCTCCTATAACCACCCCTCAGCAGGGTCTGCTGGGCACGACAAGAAACCCTTGGAGAAGAGGCCAGACCCCGTCCAAACAaaagctgggctgggctccatGAAACAGCACACGCCTGGCAATGCCAACCATCCAGGCAGTGACAAAGAGAAGGGTTCTGTGGACAGCTCCAAAGAGAGCTGCCACTGCGGGGTGAAAGGCAGCTTCTCGGAATACCGCTCCCTGAACGTCGCCAGCCCACAAAACCCACGGAGGCAGAAAAGCATCTTGGAGCTGCAGACAGGGCCTGATGGGTCCAAGCTCTACGGGGCCACCCGGACTGTCATGGAGCAGTATGAGGAAATGGACCAGTTTGGAAACAAAATCATCACTTCGTCCACCACAGTCACCAAGCAATCCGAGACACAAACGTCATCCACGTGCGACGTGGTTTCTCATCCCCGCTATGAGGTGTCTGCCTCACCTGTGTTTCGGAGGTACCTGAAGAGCCCAGGTGAAGATTTCCACACCAATGGGAGTTTTCAGGAGCCAGGAGTGGTCTTTGTCACCTTTGGCAACTCCAAGCCAAAGAAATAG